GAGGAAGGGCTATGAAGACGGGTTGAAGGCGGTGAACAAGTAGTCAAAGGCTAAGGGTCCTCTCGGCCTCTATCACTATTATCCCAACTTTATTCTAACATTATTCTAGCATCGACAGCGACCGAGCCCTTCTCATACAATATGACGGGATTGACATCGATCTCGGCGATACCTGGTATCTCGCTTATGATCCGTGACACCACAACTATGTGTCTGGCTAGAGACTCCTTGTCCTTGGGCCCACTTCCACGATAACCCTCCAGTAGTTTCCTGGCCCTAATGGATTCTATCATGCGTGAGGCCTGGCATCTGCTCGCTGGTGCTAATCCCAGTGCAAAGTCTCTTAGGACCTCAACCATTACTCCCCCTAGGCCGAAGAGTACTATAGGGCCAAATGCGGGGTCCCTCCTCCCGCCTATGATGACCTCTAGGCCGGGCCGGGCCTGGTCTTGGAATAGGACTCCGGTTATCCGCGCGCCGGGGACCCTAGCCTGGACGTTCTCTACTATAGCTTTAAACGCCTCTACAGCTTCGCTCTTGTTTACGCCGATTATAACGCCTCCGACATCGCTTTTGTGGATTATGTCGGGTGAGACCACCTTGGCCACGATCCTCTCTCCCAGACGAGACGCGCACTCCGCTGCCTCGCCGGGAGTGGTAGCCAGACAGTACCTGGCCACTTCTATACCGTAGAGTTGCAGTATCCGTAGTGCCTCGTGCTCTAGTAGCTTTGTCCTGCCCTCGGCCTTGGCTTTCTCGACTATGGCTAAGGCTTCCCTTGGAGGCTTACCGGGCTCTGGTAGCGGACATAGCTCCCTTGAAGCCTCTACTAGGGAGTGGAGTGCGGCTGATGCCCTGTCTGGCAGGGGATAGGTTGGTATCCCCCTCGAATCCAGGTATTCCTTCACTAGGTCCCCGTACTCGGCTCCTATGGTCATTACGACTCCGGCCTTCTTCGACCTCCATATGGCGTCCGCGATTATATCGGCGACCTTTATGGTCATGGTTGCTGGTTGTACAGGAGCTATTATCACCATCGAGTCGAACCAGTCGTCATTCTCCAACACCGTGTCCAGGACGATCTTGTAGTCGTCGTCTGTGGCTTGGCCCGTCAAATCTATCGGGTTTTCGAGTGATACAATGGGAGGGAGGACCCTTCTAAGTCTCTCACGCACTCTCTCCGGTGGTCGAGGAGCTTCGAGGCCCCTTGACGCCAGCTCATCTGTCGCTAACACGCCTGGCCCTCCAGCATTGGTCAACACGAGCACTCGCTTCCCAGCGCGTAGATGGCCTATACTGGCCAGTGCTTTCGCTGAGTCCACGAACTCCGTGGGGTTCCGGGCTTCTACCGCTCCAGCCTCTCTTATGGCGGTTGAGAAGACCTGGTAGTCTCCAGCTAGTGCCGCTGTATGGCTCCTCGCGGCTCTGGAGCCGTAGCTAGTCTTTCCTCCCTTCAACACGACTACCTTTTTCCCCTCTTCCCTCGCCTTTCTTATGGATTCGACGAGAGGCCTGCCCCGGCCCGGGTTAACCCCTTCTATGTATACCATTATCGCTTTCACGTATTCCTGTGATGCATAGTATTCTATCACCTCGGCCTCGTCCACGTCAACCTTGTTGCCTATGTTTATCGCCTTTACTATACCCACGGATTCGGCGGCGAGCCAGTCCATCATGGTGGTTAGGAAGGCTCCGCTCTGGCTCACCACTGCTATATATCCCCTTGGGGGCCTCCTCATCTTCTCCGGCGGTAAGAAGAACGTGTCGAGCCCGTTGACGGCGTTATAGATACCTATACAGTTAGGGCCTACAACGCGTATACCGTATCTCTGGGCTATGGACGCCACCTCCTCCTGGAGCTTCGCACCCTCTTCGCCAGTCTCGGCGAACCCTCCTGCGACTATGACTGCGCCCTTGACGCCCTTCTCACCAGCCTCTTGTAGGGCATGGGGGACCCGCTCCGCTCTAACCGCTATCACCACCAGGTCGATCTCATCCGGGATCTCTTGTATCGATGGATAGCTTGGGATCCCGAGTATCTCCCTGTATTTTGGATTCACTGCATAGAGACGCCCCTTGTAGGATCTAGCCAGGTTGCGTAGCATCTCGTGGCTGAAGGCTCCCGGCTTGCCGGAGGCTCCTATGAGCGCTACGCTCTCCGGGTAGAAGAACACCTCGACTCCACTAGCCACTATCCAGTCCCTCTAGGAGAGTAGGAAGCCCTCCCTGTACAATAATATTACACTGTAAACCTATACCTTGGGGATGCGTGACGGGGATCCAGCATGGCCGACGACTATCTCTCGGCGAGGGAAGTCAAAGAGCTTGAGCCCGGGTCCAGGGCTAAGGTTAGAGGATGGGTTTACAGGCACAGGGACCTGGGCAGGAAAGTCTTCGTTGTCATGAGAGATTCCACGGGAATCCTACAGCTTGTGGCCGACGAGAGGTATACCCCGGCTGAGTACGTCGAGGAGGCCCGAAGAGCTACTATAGAGTCCAGCATTGTGGCGGAGGGAGTTGTAGCCAGAGATCCCCGTGCTCCAGGCGGCGTGGAGCTTAGACTCTCCCGGTTCGAGATCGTCGGACTGGCGGAGGACTTCCCGATTAAGGGCGGCGAGGGCATTGATTACCTCCTCGATGTGAGGCATCTCTGGATTAGGAGTAGAAAACTGACCGCTGTATGGAGGATCCGGGAGACGGTGTTCAAGGCGTTCCGCGAATTCTTCGAGCAACGTGGGTTCTGGGAGGTCAGCCCCCCTATGCTGACCCAGGCCGCCGTAGAGGGTGGTGCAACCCTATTCAAAGTAGACTTCTTCGGGCGGCCAGCCTATCTGACTCAGAGCAGCCAGTTCTACCTTGAAGCGCTCATCTTCAGCCTGGAGCGCGTCTGGACCCTTGCCCCGAGCTTTCGAGCCGAGAGGAGTAGGACTAGGAGGCACCTCTACGAGTACTGGCACCTTGAGGCTGAAGAGGCCTGGGCTGGCATGGAGGATGAGATGAGGCTTGTAGAGGATCTCGTAGCGTATGTGACGCGGAGGGTCTTAGAAGATAGGCTTGAGGAGCTGTCCCTCCTTAAGAGGGATACCGAGCGCTTGGAGCCCGCTACTAAGACGCCATACCCCAGGATCAGGTACGAGGACGCCATATCTAGGCTCCAGGCTAAGGGCGTAGACATAGTGTATGGCGATGACCTGGGGGCCGACGAGGAGCGCCTCCTCACCGAAGACTTTGACAGGCCCTTCTTCATAACACACTTCCCCATGGAGTTGAAGAGCTTCTATATGAAGCCGGACCCAGAGAATCCGAGGGAAGCGCTTGCCTTCGATCTTCTAGCCCCAGAGGGTATAGGCGAGATAGTGGGTGGTAGCGAGAGGCAAGACGACTACCAGGAACTGTATAGGCAGATCGAGTCGAGGGGATACGATCCCAGGGATTACCAGTGGTACCTTGACCTCAGGCGCTACGGGTCCGTCCAGCACAGCGGCTTCGGGCTTGGAGTGGAGAGGTATGTTATGTGGATAGCCGGGCTAGACCATATCAGGGATTCTATACCGTTCCCACGGTTCCGCGACAGGATATACCCGTAGAGGGACCCCTTCCTAGGCCCCCGCCACCCTTCTATAATCGATGTAGACTAGTATCGCTACAACGTCAATCACGAATATCCCATAGGTCTCTAGGACAGCGGCACTAGGCCAGGGAAATATCCTGTCCAGAAGGAAGGCTACGGGAAAAGCTGCTAGAGAAGCCCAGAACCCTGCATAGGATAGCCTGCTCCCTAGTCTAATCCACGCCCCTAGGGTTACGAGTATCAGGGCCATATCCGCCTGTACGAAGAACCAGGAAGACACGAATACGT
Above is a window of Candidatus Thermodiscus eudorianus DNA encoding:
- a CDS encoding acetate--CoA ligase family protein, with amino-acid sequence MASGVEVFFYPESVALIGASGKPGAFSHEMLRNLARSYKGRLYAVNPKYREILGIPSYPSIQEIPDEIDLVVIAVRAERVPHALQEAGEKGVKGAVIVAGGFAETGEEGAKLQEEVASIAQRYGIRVVGPNCIGIYNAVNGLDTFFLPPEKMRRPPRGYIAVVSQSGAFLTTMMDWLAAESVGIVKAINIGNKVDVDEAEVIEYYASQEYVKAIMVYIEGVNPGRGRPLVESIRKAREEGKKVVVLKGGKTSYGSRAARSHTAALAGDYQVFSTAIREAGAVEARNPTEFVDSAKALASIGHLRAGKRVLVLTNAGGPGVLATDELASRGLEAPRPPERVRERLRRVLPPIVSLENPIDLTGQATDDDYKIVLDTVLENDDWFDSMVIIAPVQPATMTIKVADIIADAIWRSKKAGVVMTIGAEYGDLVKEYLDSRGIPTYPLPDRASAALHSLVEASRELCPLPEPGKPPREALAIVEKAKAEGRTKLLEHEALRILQLYGIEVARYCLATTPGEAAECASRLGERIVAKVVSPDIIHKSDVGGVIIGVNKSEAVEAFKAIVENVQARVPGARITGVLFQDQARPGLEVIIGGRRDPAFGPIVLFGLGGVMVEVLRDFALGLAPASRCQASRMIESIRARKLLEGYRGSGPKDKESLARHIVVVSRIISEIPGIAEIDVNPVILYEKGSVAVDARIMLE
- the asnS gene encoding asparagine--tRNA ligase — translated: MADDYLSAREVKELEPGSRAKVRGWVYRHRDLGRKVFVVMRDSTGILQLVADERYTPAEYVEEARRATIESSIVAEGVVARDPRAPGGVELRLSRFEIVGLAEDFPIKGGEGIDYLLDVRHLWIRSRKLTAVWRIRETVFKAFREFFEQRGFWEVSPPMLTQAAVEGGATLFKVDFFGRPAYLTQSSQFYLEALIFSLERVWTLAPSFRAERSRTRRHLYEYWHLEAEEAWAGMEDEMRLVEDLVAYVTRRVLEDRLEELSLLKRDTERLEPATKTPYPRIRYEDAISRLQAKGVDIVYGDDLGADEERLLTEDFDRPFFITHFPMELKSFYMKPDPENPREALAFDLLAPEGIGEIVGGSERQDDYQELYRQIESRGYDPRDYQWYLDLRRYGSVQHSGFGLGVERYVMWIAGLDHIRDSIPFPRFRDRIYP